A region of Oxyura jamaicensis isolate SHBP4307 breed ruddy duck chromosome 9, BPBGC_Ojam_1.0, whole genome shotgun sequence DNA encodes the following proteins:
- the KIF1A gene encoding kinesin-like protein KIF1A isoform X18 — protein MAGASVKVAVRVRPFNSREMSRESKCIIQMSGSTTTILNPKQPKETPKSFSFDYSYWSHTTPADINYASQKQVYRDIGEEMLQHAFEGYNVCIFAYGQTGAGKSYTMMGKQEKDQQGIIPQLCEDLFSRINDTTNDNMSYSVEVSYMEIYCERVRDLLNPKNKGNLRVREHPLMGPYVEDLSKLAVTSYNDIQDLMDSGNKARTVAATNMNETSSRSHAVFNIIFTQKRHDAETDITTEKVSKISLVDLAGSERADSTGAKGTRLKEGANINKSLTTLGKVISALAEMDSGPNKNKKKKKTDFIPYRDSVLTWLLRENLGGNSRTAMVAALSPADINYDETLSTLRYADRAKQIRCNAVINEDPNNKLIRELKDEVARLRDLLYAQGLGDIIDTHPAAEGSKYVSDFENNNGTSGAELSQRHDNLSTVTNAIAGISPSSSLSALSSRAASVASLHERIMFAPGSEEAIERLKETEKIIAELNETWEEKLRRTEAIRMEREALLAEMGVAMREDGGTLGVFSPKKTPHLVNLNEDPLMSECLLYYIKDGITRVGREDAEKRQDIVLSGHFIKEEHCLFRSDTRTGGEVIVTLEPCEGADTYVNGKKVTEPSVLRSGNRIIMGKSHVFRFNHPEQARQERERTPCAETPAEPVDWAFAQRELLEKQGIDMKQEMEQRLQELEDQYRREREEANYLLEQQRLDYESKLEALQKQMDSRYYPEANEEEEEPEDEVQWTEREFELALWAFRKWKWYQFTSLRDLLWGNAIFLKEANAISVELKKKVQFQFVLLTDTLYSPLPPDLLPPDAAKDREKRPFPRTIVAVEVQDQKNGATHYWTLEKLRQRLDLMREMYDRAAEVPSSVIEDCDNVVTGGDPFYDRFPWFRLVGRAFVYLSNLLYPVPLVHRVAIVSEKGEVKGFLRVAVQAISADEEAPDYGSGVRQSGTAKISFDDQHFEKFQSESCPAVGMSRSGTSQEELRIVEGQGQISDLGPSADEVNNNTCAVTPEDLLLDSPEKSTMDGPLEAALDHLKLGSIFTFRVTVLQASSISAEYADIFCQFNFIHRHDEAFSTEPLKNTGRGPPLGFYHVQNIAVEVTKSFIEYIKSQPIVFEVFGHYQQHPFPPLCKDVLSPLRPSRRHFPRVMPLSKPVPATKLSTMTRPSAGPCQCKYDLMVFFEICELEANGDYIPAVVDHRGGMPCHGTFLLHQGIQRRITVTLVHETGSLIRWKEVRELVVGRIRNTPEADESLIDPNILSLNILSSGYIHPSQDDRQFLDSDMPRTFYQFETAWDSSMHNSLLLNRVTPYREKIYITLSAYIEMENCTQPAVITKDFCMVFYSRDAKLPASRSIRNLFGSGSLRASESNRVTGVYELSLCRVADAGSPGMQRRRRRVLDTSVAYVRGEENLAGWRPRSDSLILDHQWELEKLSLLQEVEKTRHYLLLREKLETTQRLGLESLSPCSSEDSESRSTSCVSSPLSADGAPEGRTSLPETPSERQKELAVKCLRLLTHTFNREYSHSHVCISASESKLSEMSVTLMRDPSMSALGVTTLTPSSTCPSLVEGRYNAMEVRTLQVSSRVESPDLEPVVEGEQKKSPARRPEEEKEPQRLLVPDIQEIRVSPIVSKKGYLHFLEPHTNGWVKRFVVVRRPYVYIYNSDKDSVERAILNLSKAQVEYSEDQQAMLKTPNTFAVCTEHRGILLQASSDKDMHDWLYAFNPLLAGSIRSKLSRRRTAQMRI, from the exons CCATCCTGAACCCGAAGCAACCCAAAGAGACACCGAAAAGCTTCAGCTTTGACTATTCCTACTGGTCCCACACCACG CCCGCAGACATCAATTATGCATCCCAGAAGCAGGTGTACCGGGACATTGGCGAGGAGATGTTGCAGCATGCCTTCGAAGGCTATAACGTCTGCATCTTTGCCTACGGGCAGACAGGGGCTGGCAAATCCTACACCATGAtggggaagcaggagaaggaCCAGCAAGGCATCATCCCACAG CTGTGTGAGGACCTCTTCTCCCGAATCAACGACACAACCAACGACAACATGTCCTACTCCGTGGAG GTGAGCTACATGGAGATATACTGCGAGCGGGTCAGAGACCTCCTGAACCCCAAGAACAAGGGGAACCTGCGGGTGAGGGAGCATCCCCTCATGGGCCCCTATGTCGAGGACCTCTCCAAGCTGGCTGTGACCTCCTACAATGACATCCAGGATCTCATGGACTCAGGGAACAAGGCCCG CACGGTGGCTGCCACCAACATGAACGAGACCAGCAGCCGCTCACACGCCGTCTTCAACATCATCTTCACCCAGAAGCGACACGACGCCGAGACGGACATCACCACCGAGAAG GTCAGCAAAATCAGCCTGGTGGACCTGGCTGGGAGCGAGCGAGCTGACTCCACCGGTGCGAAGGGCACGAGGCTGAAG GAAGGAGCAAACATCAACAAGTCCTTGACCACACTGGGGAAAGTCATCTCTGCTCTGGCCGAAATG GATTCAGGGCCAAATAAG aacaagaagaagaagaaaacgGATTTCATCCCCTACCGGGACTCGGTGCTAACCTGGCTGCTGCGGGAGAACCTGG GGGGCAACTCCAGGACCGCCATGGTCGCTGCGCTCAGCCCCGCCGACATCAACTACGATGAGACCCTCAGCACGTTAAG GTATGCTGATCGCGCCAAGCAGATCCGCTGCAACGCCGTCATCAACGAGGACCCCAACAACAAGCTCATCCGGGAGCTGAAGGACGAGGTGGCCCGCCTGCGTGACCTCCTCTACGCCCAGGGTCTCGGGGACATCATTGACA cCCATCCTGCTGCGGAAGGATCCAAAT ATGTGTCCGACTTTGAGAACAATAATGGCACTagtggggcagagctgagccaacGCCATGACAATCTCTCCACAGTGACCAACGCCATTGCCGGCATCAgcccctcttcctccctgtcAGCTCTCTCCAGCCGCGCCGCCTCCGTTGCCAGCCTCCACGAGCGCATCATGTTTGCTCCAGGCAGCGAAGAGGCCATCGAGAGGCTTAAG GAAACAGAGAAGATCATTGCTGAGCTGAACGAGACGTGGGAGGAGAAGCTGCGCAGGACAGAGGCGATCCGGATGGAGAG ggaagCCTTGCTGGCCGAGATGGGGGTGGCCATGAGAGAGGACGGAGGCACCCTGGGTGTTTTCTCTCCTAAAAAG ACGCCCCACTTGGTCAACCTGAACGAGGACCCGCTCATGTCTGAGTGCCTTCTCTACTACATCAAGGACGGGATAACCAG GGTTGGTCGGGAAGATGCAGAGAAGAGGCAGGACATTGTTCTCAGCGGGCACTTCATCAAGGAAGAGCACTGCCTCTTCCGCAGCGACACAAGGACGGGCGGTGAAG TGATTGTGACCCTGGAGCCCTGCGAAGGCGCCGACACCTACGTGAATGGCAAAAAGGTGACGGAGCCCAGCGTCCTGCGGTCAG GAAACCGGATCATCATGGGGAAGAGCCACGTCTTCCGCTTCAACCACCCCGAGCAGGCCCGGCAGGAGCGGGAGCGGACGCCGTGTGCGGAGACGCCCGCCGAGCCCGTGGACTGGGCCTTTGCCCAGagagagctgctggagaagcagggcATCGACATGAAGCAGGAGATGGAGCAGAG GCTGCAGGAACTGGAGGACCAGTACCGGCGGGAGAGGGAGGAGGCCAATTACCttctggagcagcagaggctg GACTATGAGAGCAAATTGGaggctctgcagaagcagatgGACTCTAGGTATTACCCTGAGGCCAACGAGGAAGAAGAAGAACCTGAAGATGAAG TGcagtggacggagcgggagttCGAGCTCGCCCTCTGGGCCTTCAGGAAGTGGAAGTGGTACCAGTTCACCTCCCTCCGTGACCTGCTGTGGGGCAACGCCATCTTCCTCAAGGAAGCCAACGCCATCAGCGTGGAGCTGAAGAAAAAG GTCCAGTTCCAGTTTGTCCTCCTGACGGACACGCTGTATTCGCCGCTCCCTCCCGACCTGCTGCCTCCTGATGCTGCCAAGGACCGGGAGAAGCGGCCGTTCCCCCGGACCATCGTGGCTGTGGAGGTGCAGGACCAGAAGAACGGGGCAACGCATTACTGGACCCTGGAGAAGCTCAG GCAGCGCCTGGACCTAATGCGCGAAATGTACGACCGTGCAGCAGAAGTGCCTTCGAGCGTCATCGAGGACTGCGACAACGTGGTGACCGGCGGAGATCCCTTCTACGACCGCTTCCCGTGGTTCAGGCTGGTTGGCAG GGCCTTCGTGTACCTCAGCAACCTGCTGTACCCCGTGCCCCTGGTCCATCGCGTGGCCATCGTCAGCGAGAAGGGCGAGGTGAAGGGCTTCCTGCGCGTGGCCGTCCAGGCCATCTCAG CCGACGAGGAGGCCCCGGACTATGGCTCCGGAGTGCGGCAGTCGGGGACGGCGAAGATATCCTTTGACGACCAGCACTTTGAGAAG TTCCAGTCCGAGTCCTGCCCCGCCGTGGGGATGTCCCGCTCGGGAACCTCCCAGGAGGAGCTGCGCATCGTCGAAGGCCAGGGGCAGATCAGTGACTTGGGGCCCTCCGCCGACGAAGTCAACAACAACACCTGCGCAG TGACACCAGAGGACCTTCTCCTGGACAGCCCAGAGAAGTCCACAATGGATGGGCCCCTGGAGGCAGCTCTGGACCACCTGAAGCTGGGCAGCATCTTCACTTTCCGAGTGACTGTCCTGCAAGCCTCCAGCATCTCAGCAGAATATGCAGATATCTTCTGCCAGTTCAA CTTCATCCATCGCCACGACGAGGCCTTTTCAACAGAGCCCTTGAAGAACACAGGGCGAGGGCCGCCGCTGGGTTTCTACCACGTCCAAAAC atTGCTGTGGAGGTGACCAAGTCCTTCATCGAGTACATCAAGAGCCAGCCGATCGTATTTGAAGTTTTTGGGCACTATCAGCAACACCCCTTCCCACCTCTCTGCAAGGACGTCCTCAG CCCACTGAGGCCATCCCGGCGCCACTTCCCCCGGGTGATGCCGCTCTCCAAGCCAG tgcctgccACCAAACTGAGCACCATGACTCGTCCCAGCGCCGGACCCTGCCAGTGCAAGTACGACCTGATGGTCTTCTTCGAGATCTGCGAGCTGGAGGCCAATGGCGA CTACATCCCGGCCGTTGTGGACCACCGCGGAGGCATGCCGTGCCACGGCACCTTCCTGCTCCACCAG GGTATCCAGAGGAGGATCACCGTCACCTTGGTGCATGAAACGGGCAGCCTGATCCGCTGGAAGGAAGTGCGGGAGCTGGTTGTGG GTCGGATCCGGAACACCCCAGAAGCTGACGAGTCTCTCATCGACCCCAACATCCTGTCCCTGAACATCCTGTCCTCTGGCTACATCCATCCTTCCCAGGATGACCG GCAGTTTCTTGATTCGGATATGCCTAG GACTTTCTACCAGTTTGAGACGGCGTGGGACAGCTCCATGCACAACTCCCTGCTGCTCAACCGCGTCACCCCGTACCGGGAGAAAATCTACATCACCCTTTCCGCATACATCGAG ATGGAGAACTGCACCCAGCCCGCCGTCATCACCAAAGATTTCTGCATGGTTTTCTACTCCCGCGACGCCAAGCTCCCTGCCTCCCGCTCCATCCGCAACCTCTTCGGCAGCGGCAGCCTGCGGGCTTCCGAGAG CAACCGCGTGACGGGCGTCTACGAGCTGAGCCTGTGCCGTGTGGCGGACGCCGGCAGTCCAG GCATGCAGAGGCGTCGCCGGCGTGTGCTGGACACCTCCGTAGCCTACGTCAGGGGAGAGGAGAACCTGGCCGGCTGGCGGCCCCGCAGCGACAGCCTCATCCTCGACCATCAGTGGGAGCTGGAGAAACTCAGCCTCCTGCAAGAA GTGGAGAAGACCAGGCACTACCTGCTGCTGCGTGAGAAGCTGGAGACCACCCAGCGGCTGGGCCTGGAGAGCCTGTCCCCGTGCTCCAGCGAGGACTCCGAGTCTCGAAGCACCTCCTGCGTCTCCTCCCCGCTGTCTGCCGACGGGGCCCCGGAGGGACGGACCTCTCTGCCCGAGACCCCCAGCGAGAGGCAGAAGGAGCTGGCTGTGAAG TGCCTGCGCCTGCTCACGCACACCTTCAACCGCGAGTACAGCCACAGCCACGTCTGCATCAGCGCCAGCGAGAGCAAG CTGTCTGAAATGTCTGTGACCCTGATGAGAGATCCCTCCATGTCAGCTCTCGGGGTCACCACCCTCACCCCCTCCTCAACCTGCCCATCGCTGGTGGAAGGACGCTACAATGCCATGGAAGTCAG AACCCTGCAGGTCTCCTCCAGGGTGGAGAGTCCTGACCTGGAGCCTGTGGTGGAAGGGGAGCAGAAGAAGTCCCCAGCCCGCCGgcctgaggaagagaaggagccCCAGCGTCTGCTGGTGCCCGACATTCAGGAGATCCGGGTCAG ccccatCGTCTCCAAGAAGGGCTACCTGCACTTCCTGGAGCCCCACACCAACGGGTGGGTGAAGCGCTTCGTGGTGGTCAGGCGCCCGTACGTCTACATCTACAACTCGGACAAGGACTCGGTGGAGAGGGCCATACTCAACCTCTCCAAGGCCCAAGTGGAGTACAGCGAGGACCAGCAGGCCATGCTGAAG ACCCCCAACACCTTCGCGGTGTGCACGGAGCACCGGGGCATCCTGCTGCAGGCGAGCAGTGACAAGGACATGCACGACTGGCTCTACGCCTTCAACCCCCTCCTGGCTGGGTCCATAAG ATCCAAGCTGTCCAGAAGGAGAACAGCCCAGATGAGAATCTAA
- the KIF1A gene encoding kinesin-like protein KIF1A isoform X27, giving the protein MAGASVKVAVRVRPFNSREMSRESKCIIQMSGSTTTILNPKQPKETPKSFSFDYSYWSHTTPADINYASQKQVYRDIGEEMLQHAFEGYNVCIFAYGQTGAGKSYTMMGKQEKDQQGIIPQLCEDLFSRINDTTNDNMSYSVEVSYMEIYCERVRDLLNPKNKGNLRVREHPLMGPYVEDLSKLAVTSYNDIQDLMDSGNKARTVAATNMNETSSRSHAVFNIIFTQKRHDAETDITTEKVSKISLVDLAGSERADSTGAKGTRLKEGANINKSLTTLGKVISALAEMDSGPNKNKKKKKTDFIPYRDSVLTWLLRENLGGNSRTAMVAALSPADINYDETLSTLRYADRAKQIRCNAVINEDPNNKLIRELKDEVARLRDLLYAQGLGDIIDMTNAIAGISPSSSLSALSSRAASVASLHERIMFAPGSEEAIERLKETEKIIAELNETWEEKLRRTEAIRMEREALLAEMGVAMREDGGTLGVFSPKKTPHLVNLNEDPLMSECLLYYIKDGITRVGREDAEKRQDIVLSGHFIKEEHCLFRSDTRTGGEVIVTLEPCEGADTYVNGKKVTEPSVLRSGNRIIMGKSHVFRFNHPEQARQERERTPCAETPAEPVDWAFAQRELLEKQGIDMKQEMEQRLQELEDQYRREREEANYLLEQQRLDYESKLEALQKQMDSRYYPEANEEEEEPEDEVQWTEREFELALWAFRKWKWYQFTSLRDLLWGNAIFLKEANAISVELKKKVQFQFVLLTDTLYSPLPPDLLPPDAAKDREKRPFPRTIVAVEVQDQKNGATHYWTLEKLRQRLDLMREMYDRAAEVPSSVIEDCDNVVTGGDPFYDRFPWFRLVGRAFVYLSNLLYPVPLVHRVAIVSEKGEVKGFLRVAVQAISADEEAPDYGSGVRQSGTAKISFDDQHFEKFQSESCPAVGMSRSGTSQEELRIVEGQGQISDLGPSADEVNNNTCAVTPEDLLLDSPEKSTMDGPLEAALDHLKLGSIFTFRVTVLQASSISAEYADIFCQFNFIHRHDEAFSTEPLKNTGRGPPLGFYHVQNIAVEVTKSFIEYIKSQPIVFEVFGHYQQHPFPPLCKDVLSPLRPSRRHFPRVMPLSKPVPATKLSTMTRPSAGPCQCKYDLMVFFEICELEANGDYIPAVVDHRGGMPCHGTFLLHQGIQRRITVTLVHETGSLIRWKEVRELVVGRIRNTPEADESLIDPNILSLNILSSGYIHPSQDDRTFYQFETAWDSSMHNSLLLNRVTPYREKIYITLSAYIEMENCTQPAVITKDFCMVFYSRDAKLPASRSIRNLFGSGSLRASESNRVTGVYELSLCRVADAGSPGMQRRRRRVLDTSVAYVRGEENLAGWRPRSDSLILDHQWELEKLSLLQEVEKTRHYLLLREKLETTQRLGLESLSPCSSEDSESRSTSCVSSPLSADGAPEGRTSLPETPSERQKELAVKCLRLLTHTFNREYSHSHVCISASESKLSEMSVTLMRDPSMSALGVTTLTPSSTCPSLVEGRYNAMEVRTLQVSSRVESPDLEPVVEGEQKKSPARRPEEEKEPQRLLVPDIQEIRVSPIVSKKGYLHFLEPHTNGWVKRFVVVRRPYVYIYNSDKDSVERAILNLSKAQVEYSEDQQAMLKTPNTFAVCTEHRGILLQASSDKDMHDWLYAFNPLLAGSIRSKLSRRRTAQMRI; this is encoded by the exons CCATCCTGAACCCGAAGCAACCCAAAGAGACACCGAAAAGCTTCAGCTTTGACTATTCCTACTGGTCCCACACCACG CCCGCAGACATCAATTATGCATCCCAGAAGCAGGTGTACCGGGACATTGGCGAGGAGATGTTGCAGCATGCCTTCGAAGGCTATAACGTCTGCATCTTTGCCTACGGGCAGACAGGGGCTGGCAAATCCTACACCATGAtggggaagcaggagaaggaCCAGCAAGGCATCATCCCACAG CTGTGTGAGGACCTCTTCTCCCGAATCAACGACACAACCAACGACAACATGTCCTACTCCGTGGAG GTGAGCTACATGGAGATATACTGCGAGCGGGTCAGAGACCTCCTGAACCCCAAGAACAAGGGGAACCTGCGGGTGAGGGAGCATCCCCTCATGGGCCCCTATGTCGAGGACCTCTCCAAGCTGGCTGTGACCTCCTACAATGACATCCAGGATCTCATGGACTCAGGGAACAAGGCCCG CACGGTGGCTGCCACCAACATGAACGAGACCAGCAGCCGCTCACACGCCGTCTTCAACATCATCTTCACCCAGAAGCGACACGACGCCGAGACGGACATCACCACCGAGAAG GTCAGCAAAATCAGCCTGGTGGACCTGGCTGGGAGCGAGCGAGCTGACTCCACCGGTGCGAAGGGCACGAGGCTGAAG GAAGGAGCAAACATCAACAAGTCCTTGACCACACTGGGGAAAGTCATCTCTGCTCTGGCCGAAATG GATTCAGGGCCAAATAAG aacaagaagaagaagaaaacgGATTTCATCCCCTACCGGGACTCGGTGCTAACCTGGCTGCTGCGGGAGAACCTGG GGGGCAACTCCAGGACCGCCATGGTCGCTGCGCTCAGCCCCGCCGACATCAACTACGATGAGACCCTCAGCACGTTAAG GTATGCTGATCGCGCCAAGCAGATCCGCTGCAACGCCGTCATCAACGAGGACCCCAACAACAAGCTCATCCGGGAGCTGAAGGACGAGGTGGCCCGCCTGCGTGACCTCCTCTACGCCCAGGGTCTCGGGGACATCATTGACA TGACCAACGCCATTGCCGGCATCAgcccctcttcctccctgtcAGCTCTCTCCAGCCGCGCCGCCTCCGTTGCCAGCCTCCACGAGCGCATCATGTTTGCTCCAGGCAGCGAAGAGGCCATCGAGAGGCTTAAG GAAACAGAGAAGATCATTGCTGAGCTGAACGAGACGTGGGAGGAGAAGCTGCGCAGGACAGAGGCGATCCGGATGGAGAG ggaagCCTTGCTGGCCGAGATGGGGGTGGCCATGAGAGAGGACGGAGGCACCCTGGGTGTTTTCTCTCCTAAAAAG ACGCCCCACTTGGTCAACCTGAACGAGGACCCGCTCATGTCTGAGTGCCTTCTCTACTACATCAAGGACGGGATAACCAG GGTTGGTCGGGAAGATGCAGAGAAGAGGCAGGACATTGTTCTCAGCGGGCACTTCATCAAGGAAGAGCACTGCCTCTTCCGCAGCGACACAAGGACGGGCGGTGAAG TGATTGTGACCCTGGAGCCCTGCGAAGGCGCCGACACCTACGTGAATGGCAAAAAGGTGACGGAGCCCAGCGTCCTGCGGTCAG GAAACCGGATCATCATGGGGAAGAGCCACGTCTTCCGCTTCAACCACCCCGAGCAGGCCCGGCAGGAGCGGGAGCGGACGCCGTGTGCGGAGACGCCCGCCGAGCCCGTGGACTGGGCCTTTGCCCAGagagagctgctggagaagcagggcATCGACATGAAGCAGGAGATGGAGCAGAG GCTGCAGGAACTGGAGGACCAGTACCGGCGGGAGAGGGAGGAGGCCAATTACCttctggagcagcagaggctg GACTATGAGAGCAAATTGGaggctctgcagaagcagatgGACTCTAGGTATTACCCTGAGGCCAACGAGGAAGAAGAAGAACCTGAAGATGAAG TGcagtggacggagcgggagttCGAGCTCGCCCTCTGGGCCTTCAGGAAGTGGAAGTGGTACCAGTTCACCTCCCTCCGTGACCTGCTGTGGGGCAACGCCATCTTCCTCAAGGAAGCCAACGCCATCAGCGTGGAGCTGAAGAAAAAG GTCCAGTTCCAGTTTGTCCTCCTGACGGACACGCTGTATTCGCCGCTCCCTCCCGACCTGCTGCCTCCTGATGCTGCCAAGGACCGGGAGAAGCGGCCGTTCCCCCGGACCATCGTGGCTGTGGAGGTGCAGGACCAGAAGAACGGGGCAACGCATTACTGGACCCTGGAGAAGCTCAG GCAGCGCCTGGACCTAATGCGCGAAATGTACGACCGTGCAGCAGAAGTGCCTTCGAGCGTCATCGAGGACTGCGACAACGTGGTGACCGGCGGAGATCCCTTCTACGACCGCTTCCCGTGGTTCAGGCTGGTTGGCAG GGCCTTCGTGTACCTCAGCAACCTGCTGTACCCCGTGCCCCTGGTCCATCGCGTGGCCATCGTCAGCGAGAAGGGCGAGGTGAAGGGCTTCCTGCGCGTGGCCGTCCAGGCCATCTCAG CCGACGAGGAGGCCCCGGACTATGGCTCCGGAGTGCGGCAGTCGGGGACGGCGAAGATATCCTTTGACGACCAGCACTTTGAGAAG TTCCAGTCCGAGTCCTGCCCCGCCGTGGGGATGTCCCGCTCGGGAACCTCCCAGGAGGAGCTGCGCATCGTCGAAGGCCAGGGGCAGATCAGTGACTTGGGGCCCTCCGCCGACGAAGTCAACAACAACACCTGCGCAG TGACACCAGAGGACCTTCTCCTGGACAGCCCAGAGAAGTCCACAATGGATGGGCCCCTGGAGGCAGCTCTGGACCACCTGAAGCTGGGCAGCATCTTCACTTTCCGAGTGACTGTCCTGCAAGCCTCCAGCATCTCAGCAGAATATGCAGATATCTTCTGCCAGTTCAA CTTCATCCATCGCCACGACGAGGCCTTTTCAACAGAGCCCTTGAAGAACACAGGGCGAGGGCCGCCGCTGGGTTTCTACCACGTCCAAAAC atTGCTGTGGAGGTGACCAAGTCCTTCATCGAGTACATCAAGAGCCAGCCGATCGTATTTGAAGTTTTTGGGCACTATCAGCAACACCCCTTCCCACCTCTCTGCAAGGACGTCCTCAG CCCACTGAGGCCATCCCGGCGCCACTTCCCCCGGGTGATGCCGCTCTCCAAGCCAG tgcctgccACCAAACTGAGCACCATGACTCGTCCCAGCGCCGGACCCTGCCAGTGCAAGTACGACCTGATGGTCTTCTTCGAGATCTGCGAGCTGGAGGCCAATGGCGA CTACATCCCGGCCGTTGTGGACCACCGCGGAGGCATGCCGTGCCACGGCACCTTCCTGCTCCACCAG GGTATCCAGAGGAGGATCACCGTCACCTTGGTGCATGAAACGGGCAGCCTGATCCGCTGGAAGGAAGTGCGGGAGCTGGTTGTGG GTCGGATCCGGAACACCCCAGAAGCTGACGAGTCTCTCATCGACCCCAACATCCTGTCCCTGAACATCCTGTCCTCTGGCTACATCCATCCTTCCCAGGATGACCG GACTTTCTACCAGTTTGAGACGGCGTGGGACAGCTCCATGCACAACTCCCTGCTGCTCAACCGCGTCACCCCGTACCGGGAGAAAATCTACATCACCCTTTCCGCATACATCGAG ATGGAGAACTGCACCCAGCCCGCCGTCATCACCAAAGATTTCTGCATGGTTTTCTACTCCCGCGACGCCAAGCTCCCTGCCTCCCGCTCCATCCGCAACCTCTTCGGCAGCGGCAGCCTGCGGGCTTCCGAGAG CAACCGCGTGACGGGCGTCTACGAGCTGAGCCTGTGCCGTGTGGCGGACGCCGGCAGTCCAG GCATGCAGAGGCGTCGCCGGCGTGTGCTGGACACCTCCGTAGCCTACGTCAGGGGAGAGGAGAACCTGGCCGGCTGGCGGCCCCGCAGCGACAGCCTCATCCTCGACCATCAGTGGGAGCTGGAGAAACTCAGCCTCCTGCAAGAA GTGGAGAAGACCAGGCACTACCTGCTGCTGCGTGAGAAGCTGGAGACCACCCAGCGGCTGGGCCTGGAGAGCCTGTCCCCGTGCTCCAGCGAGGACTCCGAGTCTCGAAGCACCTCCTGCGTCTCCTCCCCGCTGTCTGCCGACGGGGCCCCGGAGGGACGGACCTCTCTGCCCGAGACCCCCAGCGAGAGGCAGAAGGAGCTGGCTGTGAAG TGCCTGCGCCTGCTCACGCACACCTTCAACCGCGAGTACAGCCACAGCCACGTCTGCATCAGCGCCAGCGAGAGCAAG CTGTCTGAAATGTCTGTGACCCTGATGAGAGATCCCTCCATGTCAGCTCTCGGGGTCACCACCCTCACCCCCTCCTCAACCTGCCCATCGCTGGTGGAAGGACGCTACAATGCCATGGAAGTCAG AACCCTGCAGGTCTCCTCCAGGGTGGAGAGTCCTGACCTGGAGCCTGTGGTGGAAGGGGAGCAGAAGAAGTCCCCAGCCCGCCGgcctgaggaagagaaggagccCCAGCGTCTGCTGGTGCCCGACATTCAGGAGATCCGGGTCAG ccccatCGTCTCCAAGAAGGGCTACCTGCACTTCCTGGAGCCCCACACCAACGGGTGGGTGAAGCGCTTCGTGGTGGTCAGGCGCCCGTACGTCTACATCTACAACTCGGACAAGGACTCGGTGGAGAGGGCCATACTCAACCTCTCCAAGGCCCAAGTGGAGTACAGCGAGGACCAGCAGGCCATGCTGAAG ACCCCCAACACCTTCGCGGTGTGCACGGAGCACCGGGGCATCCTGCTGCAGGCGAGCAGTGACAAGGACATGCACGACTGGCTCTACGCCTTCAACCCCCTCCTGGCTGGGTCCATAAG ATCCAAGCTGTCCAGAAGGAGAACAGCCCAGATGAGAATCTAA